The Methanosarcina acetivorans C2A genome includes the window AACTCCATTGCTTGCAATCTGAATCTGCGCAAAACCCAGTTCTTCAGCCAGTTCAATAAGTTCCGGGAGGTCATCCCTTACTGTCGGTTCCCCGCCTGTAAACTGAATGGCACTGCAGGGAGCAGGTTTTTCTTTTCTCAGTAATTCTATCATTTTTCTGATTTCTTCGAAACCTGGTTCGCATATAAACCCCTTTACTCTTGCATTTGCAAAACAGACAGGACATGCAAGGTTACATCTGTTGGTAACATCTATGTTTGCAAGCAAAGTCTCTGTTTCATGAGCAGAACAGATCCCGCAATCAAAAGGGCAGTTTAGTGAACTGGAAATCTGGAAGTTTGGGACTCCTGGCCCCGTGTATGAATATTTTTCGAATTTTCTGTAGAGTTCTGCATCTGACCAGTAGACATCTCTGAAGTTTCCATGCTCAGGACAGTCTTTTTCCATTATTACTTTTCCGTTTTCCTCAAAGATCGAAGCTGCAATTACTCTTTTGCATTCAGGGCAAACAGAGTTCGTTTGTCTCGCATTTTTCTTACCCAAACTTTTGTAAACCAAACTTTTGTAAACACCTGCTGATCCCATAATTCACAACCTCGGTTGCGTAGTCAGGTTTTGAGAGGTTTTTGTTGCAGTTTTTCCACAGCTCCCACTACCAAAGATTTTTGAGTTTGTTAGTAGAGTTCCTTCCCAGTTTGGTTATATATCGCCACATTTCCCGAATAAAATCGAAATCTTCGATTTTTTTACATAAAATCCAGTTTCCAGATTTTATCGGACAAAGTCCCCCACAATCAAAGCTCTGTCAGATAATATTTTGGATTATAATATGAAGTGTGAAGGATACGTTACAATTCTCAAATACTTCTTTAAGCTTTTTCCTCTGCCATTTCATAGAATTGTTTGTTTTTCTTTCCCCTTCGTTTTTCTTTCCCCTTCTATTAAATAAAGCTCTATTATTATTTAAATTCATTGAATTTATATTTAATAAATAATGAAAAAGGTGAGAAAACATTTTTTGGCCTTTAATTGACTTTATTAAAGAGTCTATCCCAAAACTCAAAATTTGCTTTTTTGGATCTCTTAATTTAAGTAACCAACAAAGGTTCTGATTACGAAAGCAATCTTGAATTATTCTGATAATTGAGATTAAAACTGGGTTTTGGGATGAGCTCAAAGGAAATATCTTTTATTCAGGTTATAAGACCTATAATGATTGTTTCCGACTAAAATTTCCCAATTTCTTTGTGCTATATTCCGCTGATTAAGCGCAGGATATTTGTTCATTTTTTTAGAACTGACCAGTAATTCAAGGACATAACCTGTATATGAACACCTTTTTGAAATGTTTTTTTCGGAATCTTCCTTAAATTCTTGTCATTATCCTTCCCGACTTGTTTTGTCCTGAAATAATTTCGCTTTGAAACTTTTTTCCTCTTGTCCATGTTTTCACCACCCAAACAATCTCACTCCTATTCTGAACTTTGCCTCAACTGGTAATCTATTCCAGAATGCTTCCTGTGGCGATTCTAACTGTTCAAGTTTCAAAGCTCCATGAGGCCTCTTGTTATACCACTGTACGAATTCTTCAAATGATTCAAACTCTCCTCTAAACCTTTGATATGTATCGAACCATTTCTCTATTTTTCCGTTTGTCTGAGGATGTCTTACCCTTGCAAGTATTGGTTTGATTCCAAGTTCTTCAATGCATCTTTTAAAGTCACTATCCCATGAACCATCCTTATTAATCCTGTGAGCTCCGAATTCACTTCCATGATCCATAATGAGCTCTCTTAAAGGGTATATGTCCCAGTACTCTTTAACAAGTTCATCAATCACTTTAATGGTGTTCTCCGTGTTGCAATGAACGTACTCTCCACCTGCAATTATCATTCTTGATGAATCATCAAGAATGGCACAGACTTGCAGTCCTAACAGGGGATTCTCATGCCAATCGATGTGTGCAGCAGACATGCTGTGTTCGCGTTCGTATCTACACCATTTTCTTCTCTGTTTCTTTTTTCGGTTTTCCTTGGCAAGGTCCATGCTAAGTAGATAGTTATGGATTCTGTTATGAGATATCTTACGATTATATTTGCCTTCGATGAGAATCTCAAGGTAACAGGCTCCAAACTTATAATCAGAGTAAGTTTGGTCAATCAATTCCTTATCAGAGGAGGATAAGGGGTTCTTTGGTCTTCCAAGATTAATGCCAACTTGAGGAAGCTGACCAGTTTCAACGTATTCTTTGTAGATCTGCTGAACTCGACGGGCTGAGATCCCCTGGATCTCAGCTATCGTCGAGGTAGATTCACCTTTCGATTTTTGAGCAATGATCCAACGTATCTTTTTTCCATTAAGTTTCACAAAAGATAAGGGATTACAACCGACATATTTAGCGCGAAATAATTTCGGGATAAAACATTATCCTTCCCGACTCGAAACGTTTATATATTATCCATGATATTGTGAGGGAGTGCAAGGCGCAAGGAGCGCCGGAATTTTACAGGAAAAACACGATGCGAGGGTTGCCCAGCCAGGTCAAAGGCGCTAGGTTGAGGGCCTAGTTTCGTAGGAATTCGTGGGTTCGAATCCCATCCCTCGCACCAGATTTCTTAATTGTGTCAAATTTAAATTCGGTATGTTTTCCCAGAAAAATTTTATAAAAAGTCATTGAAATCCATTCATCTACTTATTCATCTACTTAATCAAATTGCGAGGGTTGCCCAGCCAGGTCAAAGGCGCTAGGTTGAGGGCCTAGTTTCGTAGGAATTCGTGGGTTCGAATCCCATCCCTCGCATCCAATCTTTTCTTTTTGAGTAACTATTTTGTTTAATCCTTTTGTTTCCCGAGTTGCGCCACCCGAATTGCGATTCGGGAGCACGCTGCCCTTTTCGCTCGCTTAGCTCGCTCAAGAGGACTAACTTATGAATGAGAGTAGTAAATTCTGTTTAAGCAGACTAAAATTACAGATGTTTCTTCAGTATTTTCCTCTTAACTTTGGTGCCTTTTTTCAGGTAGCTTTTATCCGGTTAGCGGCTGGTCTGGATCCATTGCCGTGCAGGAAGAGATAAATGCAAGGCTTTCTCCTCCAGTCCTGGGATGGCTCTTCCAGTTTATGAGGGATCGCTGCCGTCTTCAACGGCCAATAATTCCCTTATAAGTGTTTTCCCGTTATAAATTTAAGATTCTCAGAAAAACCTCACATTCTGGCGTTTTGGTTTTCAGTTCCATGCGAACATAAGGTTTAACAGCAATATGAAATAATGAACTGTTTATGGGGGATAGAGAAAAAAATGTGGGATTTGCCGCATCTCTGAACATACTCTTCACAATTATAGAATTAATCGGAGGAATCTTAACAAATAGCCTGGCACTGCTGGCTGATGCGATGCATGATTTTGCTGACAGTTTGGCATTAATAGTTGCATGGTTTGCGGAAAAGAAAGCAAAAAAACCTGCAACGAGTAAGATGACCTTCGGGTATCGGAGGTTATCTCTTTTATCTGCAGCGTTTGCTACCATTGTACTTATAGCCGGGTCTTTGTTTATACTGTCTCAGGCAATCCCGCGCCTGCTCAATCCGGAACCCGTAAATGCCGAAGGAATGTTTTTAATTGCGATCATCGGGGTCACTATAAACGGACTGGGATATTTCAGATTGAAAAAAGGAATTAGCCAGAACGAGAAAATATTATCATGGCATCTTCTGGAAGACATTCTGGGATGGGTAGTCCTGCTCATCGGGTCGGTAATCATAGGCTTCTGGAACCAACCTATCATTGATCCCATAATGACGATAGGGTTCACTATTTTTGTATTATGGGGGGTTTTTAAAAATGCAAAGGAAACATTTAACCTTCTTCTGGAAGGGGTCCCGGAGTATATCGACATTGATGAGGTTAAGGAATCCATCTTATCGGTCGAAGGAACGAAGGCGGTTCATGATCTCCATATATGGTCTCTGGAAGGAGAAACGGATATTTTAACAGCTCACGTTGTTGTGGAAGACGAATATCTGGCAAGACCGGATAAAATGAGACAGTCTATCAAAAGCAGATTAGAGAAACATCAAATAGAACACTCAACGCTTGAACTGGAAAGCGAAGGATTTTGTTCTGGAACGGAATGTATTTTCGAATTGAAAGGATGATGTACGGAGAAAGACATAGAGGCAAATCTTTAATTTCTGAAACTAAATAACTCTATGCCATTAACCCTGTGCTATACTTTAAGCCCGTTTGAGGACCTTTTGTCTTCCTTTCCTGTAATTCTGCTTTTGAGAGTTCGACCTTCGAGAACTCAACCTTCGAGAACTCAACCTTCGAAAATTAGTCTTGTTTCAAATCCTGAAAATCATCAGGCTTTAAGAAAGGGTTTGGTTCCCTTTCTTTTTTCCGTTTATCTGTTTATTCATATCTCAATGCATCTACTGGCTTTAACTTCGAGGCCCTGTACGCAGGCACCACTCCTGAGATAATACCTATTGTGATTGCAAGGACCAGGCCTTCAACTATTAGGTGAAGACTTACTCCGCTTCCCGAAGTCATTTGCCCCATCATTGCCTGAAGCCCGGATGAAACAAAGGCTCCCAGTGTAACTCCCAGGACACCTCCAACAAAGCCTACCATTGCGGAGTTGAAAAGGAAAATCATGAGGATATCTTTGTTCTTTGCTCCAATGGCTTTCATAGTCCCTATCTCCTTTGTCTTTTCCAGGACAGAGGTAAACATGGTGTTTGCAATCCCCACAGCCCCTACAAGGAGGGAAACGGCTGCAATTGCTCCGAGGAAGAGGGTCATCGAACTCGTCATCTCGGTAACGGACTCCGCCATCGACTTTGAAGCGCTTACGGAGAAGTCCTGGTCATCTTCCTGAATAATATGCCTTGAGACCATGAGCTTGTCCTCAATATCTTCCATCAGCCCTTCTACCAGGTCTTCACTCTTGGCTTTTACCGTGATAGTATCGAAGACATCGTCTTCTGCATCGTCAATTACGTTTACTGCCGTATCTATTGGCATGTAGATGCTTCTATCTCCCCACCCCTCTTCCGTAAGGATGCCGACGACCCTCACTGATTTTCCGTTGATTGTTATTACCTGATTGACTCCAATTTCCTGGTCATAAGTATCAGTGGCAACACCGCTTCCTATGACTGCTACATATTTATCTGAGGGCTCAAGCAGCCTTCCTGATTGCGTTTCAAGCGTGGTCATATACTGCCAGACCTGGGGATCCACTCCTGTGATTGTCATAGTAGCATTTTCCCCTGCATAAACCACCGGTTCGCTGCCGGAAATCTGCCCGGCTATATATTCGATCCCGTCCAGACCTTGAAGCGCCTTGATATCATCATCGGTTAATTCGACATCAGTTGATGTGCCTCCACCCCTGGGGGGGCCTGGCATGTTTGAAGATGCTCTGGTATATCCGGGGGAAATGGTAATTATGGTCAGGTCCATTTCGTCAAGTCTGCTCTGCACCTGTTCTTCCATCGCCTCTCCCAGAGAAAGGATACCAACAACAGACCCGATCCCTATAACTATCCCGATAATGGTCAGCCAGCTCCTGAGTTTACTGTGCAGGAGCATGTTCAGGCCCATTTTCAGGTAGGTTGAATTTCTCATCTTGCATCCTTCCGTTTTCCGTGGATGTTGGTCTTTCAGTCTTTTGACGTCTCATTGACGTATTTCTGCTCTTCCGGCTTTTTGCTAGCTGCAGTTATTCGGTTGCCTTCAGGCTTTTTGTTTCCGGATTTTTTCTCTTTCCTTTCCCGGATCTTTTCTCCTATTTTCTTCCGGTACACGAATGCTCCGCCCGCAAGTATTATTACCGCGATATATGGCAGGTACGAAGTGATGCCACCGCTGTTGCCAGGTCCTCCTGTCTGTGGACCCATGGTTCCGCCGGTAATCTCGAGTTCTACTTCCTTATCGACGGTTATTCTCTCTCCTTTTGCATCCGTATATTCAATCTGGACTAACAGGGGATTGTTTTCCACGGAGGCAGCGGTTAAATTTCCTTCTTCAGTACTTGCTTTTGCAGTACCCGGTCCACCTGTACTACCTTCAGCTCCTACGGCACCCTGTGTGCTCGCAACGTCAAAGGTAGTGATTGTATAGTCTCCTTTCTCAAGATTTCCTACAATTGTTGAGGAACTCCCCGATACCTTGTAATTTTCCTGGTCCGGAACCGAGACTTTCACTGAATATGCGATGTTGTTGCCCACGTTTGCAACTGAAAGCGAAATTTCTCCTTCATCGCTTTCCGAGAACGAAACGTCAAAGTCGGTTTCACCGCCCACGAAAACTCCTGCTGTAGTATTGATGGTTTGTTCATTTGAGTCATAGTCTTCAAGGGTCAGGGTTATGTCAAGGGTGTAGAGTCCCGGATCCGCGTTTACATCTGCCATTACTGAATAAGTGATAGTTACGGATTCTCCGGCATCCAGATACTTGATATACTTGGTGTTGTCCGAATATACCGGGAGGACCACGCCGTCAGGGTCTTTCCAGGATATCACCATGTTTTTCAGAGGGGATGTTCCGGTATTCGTTACGATGAACTCAAGAGTTTCTTCTTTTGCAATGTCGATATTCGCCTTGTCTATGGTCACAATCTGAGCGTATTCTTTCCCTCTGACCTCGATAGTGACAGTTTTTGTAGTGGTGTATGTAGTTGCCGAGGATCCTGATCCGGTTTTATAGGTTGTTACAATGTCTATATCGTATGTATCGGCAGATGCGTTGGTATCTGTCATGAGTTTGAATTTGAGAACAGCTCCCTCGTCGTCGTCCTGCCGGGCATTCAGGTACGAAACCGTCTTTACAAGGGATTCTCCTGAAATTTTGCTGAAAGGATATTCCGGGTTGACGGTGACCGTAATATCTTTTGCATCCTTTGTTCCCACATTCTGCACGCTAACGGTAAGTTCAACTGGTTCTCCTGGGCGAGCAGAGTCCGGGTTCTGATTAGTAAGGCTTACCTCCAGGGATGAGGACGTTATGTCCCCTGTAGACCCTAAGGCTGTTACGGCTCCCAGGCATATGAACGCTGAAAACAACAGCAAAATTGTTAGCAAAGAAAACTTTTTCATTTTTATTCCTCAATTCATATCCGATTCGTTTATCGTACTTGGTTCTTTTTTCGTGCGTATTTCAATTTTTTCGATTTCACCGTCTCTGATGTACACAACTCTTGTTGCATATTTTACCAGGTCCAGGTCATGGGTCACAATGATAATCGTCTTGCCTTCCTTTTCATGCAATCCGTCCAGAAATTCCAGGATGTAATCTCCGGTCTTGCTGTCCAGGTTTCCCGTAGGCTCGTCTGCCAGGATTATAGGCGGGTTCACAGCCAGGGACCGGGCTATGGCAACCCTTTGCTTCTGCCCGCCAGAGAGCTGGGATGGCAGGTTTGTTTTCTTGTTTGAAAGCCCTACTATGTCAAGCAGATATTCGGCTTTTTTTCGGGCTAAATGTGCGTCTTCTTCCTGAAACTCCAGAGGCAAGAGCACGTTTTCTTCCGTACTCAATGTGGGAATCAGGTTGAAACTCTGGAAAATAAAGCCAATCATCTGTCCCCTGATGCGGGCAAGCTCGGATTCTTCGAGTTCTGAGATGTCATTTGAATCCAGGTAAACCGTGCCCTCTGAAGGTATGTCAAGACAGCCCAGCAGGTTCATAAGTGTGCTTTTTCCACTTCCGCTGGGACCCAGAATAACCAGAAATTCTCCTTCGTAGATCTCCAGATCTATTCCCTTTAAAGCTGCAAATTCAACCTCTCCCATCTGGTATATTTTCCAGACATCGGTTAGTTTGATAAGTGGTTCTCTTTCGTCACTGGTGAGCCTGCTCCTTTCAGAGCTGTGGAAAAAACCAGCGGCTGAACTTCTTTCCTGGTTTTGTAGCTCCTCCCATGAACCACTTGCCTTTGAATCGTTTTCCGATTCATCGTAGAAACTCGCGGTTTTTTCAAGTGAATCCATAATTTTTGAGGGATTAAGCTCCTTTTTGAAGGTCTCTATCATTTCAGTAAGTGTCATAAATTTCCTCTAAAAAGCTAGTTGTATCCAGGTTTAATTTTTCAGGCTGTGCTTTACCTTTTTAAGGCGGCTTAGTTTCATTTTTTTGGAGATTTGAGCTTTTCTGGTTCATAATATTCATCTTTTCAACAAACGGTTTCATGGTACGGTTTGATTATTCAGTTATGAGTTGTCAGATGTGTAACGGCTTATCTGTCACTTCCAACTCTGTGGCAACTTTTGAAGAGGTTTTATTCTTTCTGAAAATCCTGTATATCCTGATAAGCATGAACCCGGAAAGCATGAACGCCAGTAAGTCTGAAACCGGAAAGGCTGCCCAGACCCCGTTTAGAGCATAGAAACGGGGAAGAAGGACAACGGCAGGAATCAGGAAGAGAAGCTGTCGACTAACAGAAAGAATGAATGCAGGTCTGGCTTTTCCAAGTGCCTGGAACAGGATGGTTGTAACTACATTCAAACCTATCAAAGGCGTTCCCAGGAACATAATCCTTGCAGCAATTTTCCCAAGCTCCAAATATTCGGGATCTGCACTGAAAATGATGAGAAGTTTTTCTGCAAAGAGGTAAACGATAAGCAATCCAAGAAGCCCAAAGGTCGTTGCAGCTACTAAAGCCAGTTTTACGGCTTCGACTATTCTTCCATATTTCTTTGCTCCGTAGTTAAACCCGACAATCGGTTGCAGGCCAAAAGCCATACCCAGGAGGGGCAGGAAGATGAAGGAATTAATTTTCATTGTTATGCCAAAAACGGCAATTGCTACATCCCCGCCGTAATCTGCAAGCGCATTGTACACGAAAATCATCATCAAACTGCTCGCACTTTCCATCACGAAGGACCCGGTACCGATAGCTCCGATTTCCTTAATGATTTTCAGGTCCGGTTTCAAGGTTTCTGACCTGAAATGAACAGACCCCATTCCTTTAAGGTAGTATAGCAGGAGAAAGACTGAAGCTACGGCCTGGGCCAGTACGGTTGCAATTGCAGCACCCTTAACCCCCATCCCGAAACCAAACATGAAGACCGGATCAAGTAAAATGTTGAGGCCGCCTCCTATAAGCATGGCATTCATTGCAAGGCGGGCGTTTCCTTCGGACCTGACAATATTCTGAACAGCCACTCCGAATACAAAGAAAATTCCTCCCAAAATTATAATGTTAAGATAATCTCTCGCATATGGCAGGACTCCGGGAGTTGCTCCGAATACTCTTAGAATCGGTTCAAGATAGAAAAGGCAGGGGACGGCTATAAGCATACTTAAAATTAAACTCAGGGAAAAAACGTTTCCAAGAGTTCTCTCAGCTTTTTTGTTTTCCCTTGCTCCAAGGGCACGGGAGATTATGGAGGAGCCTCCTGTCCCGAGAACGATTCCAAAAGCCATTATTATCATCTGGACCGGAAAAGCTATCGAAAGCCCACCAATGGCCTGGACACTTTCCGTTCCATAAGCCACTCCTACGAAAAAGGTGTCTACAACATTGTAGATGGCCTGCACCAGCATTCCTATTACCACAGGAGTTGAGAGTTTGAACAGGAGTTTTCCTGTACTCTCTTTTCCCAGAAACTCACTTTTTTCTTCCATGTTTTTCGTCTCTGTCTTCATTCTCAGTCGCTATTTACTCCGTTCAATCCGGCTTTTCAGATGGGGGTTCAAACCCGGGTTCGAAAAATTTTAATGCAGCTTTATGGGCCAGTAGTCTGAAAATTTCTTTTTCTTCCGGTGTAAAATCCGAAAAAAGGACATCAATAAAAGAAACCAGTTTTTCAAAAATCACACCTCTCATTTCTTTCCCTTTATCTGTCAGGTAAACTTTGTAAGCCCGAAGGTCATTTTCGTCCTTTTCCCTGTACACATACCCTTCTTTTTCCAGGTTCTGGATTGCCCTTGTGCTTGTCGCTTTGCTTACTTTCAACATTCTTGCAAGGTTTTCCTGAGAGATGCCGTCTTTGTGGTATAAAACCATTAAAAAATCATATTGCCCGCTTCCAATCCTGTAAACTTCGAGTTCTTTTGCCATGTACTCTAGATGGGTCCGGTAGATGTGGACAATCGGGCCGAATATTTCTTTTGGGTCTGCCATAATTTTTCCTTTCTTCATTTATGGAACTGAAAGCTTTTTTGAAATCAAGACTATTTTTGCAATAGTTTCATGTGAAACTAATATGATGCTTAATTGTATTATGGAGTATATATTAGTTTCGTATGAAACTAATATGTGGGTGATAATCCTCAATTTTTCGTATAAAAATATGACTAAGGAGGATTATTTTGTCTAAAATAAAAAACAAGGGACTTATTACACCTACCATCGGCACAAATTTATTCTGTGAATTTTAATTTCACATGAAATTAAAATTGAGTGCCAATTTTGGTATCAGGGAGAATTTGGAGGATTTGAAGTAATGGAAAATAGTTTTCAGGGTAGAATAGAAAAGTATTTTATTCATACTGAAGAGTTCTTGTTGTAATTAACAGAAAAGTCTGATTATTTAGGGCCTTGAGGGTGTGAATATTTTAATAAAAAGAATGAATAATCATCTCTCTTTAATTTATATATGTATAATTTATTATTAATCGGATGACATTCGTTACAAGAATCAATGTAAGGCGTCTCTGAGGAAATAATAGAGGGTGGTTAAACTCTCT containing:
- a CDS encoding MATE family efflux transporter; translated protein: MKTETKNMEEKSEFLGKESTGKLLFKLSTPVVIGMLVQAIYNVVDTFFVGVAYGTESVQAIGGLSIAFPVQMIIMAFGIVLGTGGSSIISRALGARENKKAERTLGNVFSLSLILSMLIAVPCLFYLEPILRVFGATPGVLPYARDYLNIIILGGIFFVFGVAVQNIVRSEGNARLAMNAMLIGGGLNILLDPVFMFGFGMGVKGAAIATVLAQAVASVFLLLYYLKGMGSVHFRSETLKPDLKIIKEIGAIGTGSFVMESASSLMMIFVYNALADYGGDVAIAVFGITMKINSFIFLPLLGMAFGLQPIVGFNYGAKKYGRIVEAVKLALVAATTFGLLGLLIVYLFAEKLLIIFSADPEYLELGKIAARIMFLGTPLIGLNVVTTILFQALGKARPAFILSVSRQLLFLIPAVVLLPRFYALNGVWAAFPVSDLLAFMLSGFMLIRIYRIFRKNKTSSKVATELEVTDKPLHI
- a CDS encoding cation diffusion facilitator family transporter; translation: MGDREKNVGFAASLNILFTIIELIGGILTNSLALLADAMHDFADSLALIVAWFAEKKAKKPATSKMTFGYRRLSLLSAAFATIVLIAGSLFILSQAIPRLLNPEPVNAEGMFLIAIIGVTINGLGYFRLKKGISQNEKILSWHLLEDILGWVVLLIGSVIIGFWNQPIIDPIMTIGFTIFVLWGVFKNAKETFNLLLEGVPEYIDIDEVKESILSVEGTKAVHDLHIWSLEGETDILTAHVVVEDEYLARPDKMRQSIKSRLEKHQIEHSTLELESEGFCSGTECIFELKG
- a CDS encoding COG1361 S-layer family protein, which gives rise to MKKFSLLTILLLFSAFICLGAVTALGSTGDITSSSLEVSLTNQNPDSARPGEPVELTVSVQNVGTKDAKDITVTVNPEYPFSKISGESLVKTVSYLNARQDDDEGAVLKFKLMTDTNASADTYDIDIVTTYKTGSGSSATTYTTTKTVTIEVRGKEYAQIVTIDKANIDIAKEETLEFIVTNTGTSPLKNMVISWKDPDGVVLPVYSDNTKYIKYLDAGESVTITYSVMADVNADPGLYTLDITLTLEDYDSNEQTINTTAGVFVGGETDFDVSFSESDEGEISLSVANVGNNIAYSVKVSVPDQENYKVSGSSSTIVGNLEKGDYTITTFDVASTQGAVGAEGSTGGPGTAKASTEEGNLTAASVENNPLLVQIEYTDAKGERITVDKEVELEITGGTMGPQTGGPGNSGGITSYLPYIAVIILAGGAFVYRKKIGEKIRERKEKKSGNKKPEGNRITAASKKPEEQKYVNETSKD
- a CDS encoding ABC transporter ATP-binding protein, encoding MTLTEMIETFKKELNPSKIMDSLEKTASFYDESENDSKASGSWEELQNQERSSAAGFFHSSERSRLTSDEREPLIKLTDVWKIYQMGEVEFAALKGIDLEIYEGEFLVILGPSGSGKSTLMNLLGCLDIPSEGTVYLDSNDISELEESELARIRGQMIGFIFQSFNLIPTLSTEENVLLPLEFQEEDAHLARKKAEYLLDIVGLSNKKTNLPSQLSGGQKQRVAIARSLAVNPPIILADEPTGNLDSKTGDYILEFLDGLHEKEGKTIIIVTHDLDLVKYATRVVYIRDGEIEKIEIRTKKEPSTINESDMN
- a CDS encoding ABC transporter permease, coding for MRNSTYLKMGLNMLLHSKLRSWLTIIGIVIGIGSVVGILSLGEAMEEQVQSRLDEMDLTIITISPGYTRASSNMPGPPRGGGTSTDVELTDDDIKALQGLDGIEYIAGQISGSEPVVYAGENATMTITGVDPQVWQYMTTLETQSGRLLEPSDKYVAVIGSGVATDTYDQEIGVNQVITINGKSVRVVGILTEEGWGDRSIYMPIDTAVNVIDDAEDDVFDTITVKAKSEDLVEGLMEDIEDKLMVSRHIIQEDDQDFSVSASKSMAESVTEMTSSMTLFLGAIAAVSLLVGAVGIANTMFTSVLEKTKEIGTMKAIGAKNKDILMIFLFNSAMVGFVGGVLGVTLGAFVSSGLQAMMGQMTSGSGVSLHLIVEGLVLAITIGIISGVVPAYRASKLKPVDALRYE
- a CDS encoding IS481-like element ISMac4 family transposase is translated as MKLNGKKIRWIIAQKSKGESTSTIAEIQGISARRVQQIYKEYVETGQLPQVGINLGRPKNPLSSSDKELIDQTYSDYKFGACYLEILIEGKYNRKISHNRIHNYLLSMDLAKENRKKKQRRKWCRYEREHSMSAAHIDWHENPLLGLQVCAILDDSSRMIIAGGEYVHCNTENTIKVIDELVKEYWDIYPLRELIMDHGSEFGAHRINKDGSWDSDFKRCIEELGIKPILARVRHPQTNGKIEKWFDTYQRFRGEFESFEEFVQWYNKRPHGALKLEQLESPQEAFWNRLPVEAKFRIGVRLFGW
- a CDS encoding MarR family winged helix-turn-helix transcriptional regulator, whose translation is MADPKEIFGPIVHIYRTHLEYMAKELEVYRIGSGQYDFLMVLYHKDGISQENLARMLKVSKATSTRAIQNLEKEGYVYREKDENDLRAYKVYLTDKGKEMRGVIFEKLVSFIDVLFSDFTPEEKEIFRLLAHKAALKFFEPGFEPPSEKPD